In Sorghum bicolor cultivar BTx623 chromosome 8, Sorghum_bicolor_NCBIv3, whole genome shotgun sequence, one genomic interval encodes:
- the LOC8070145 gene encoding uncharacterized protein LOC8070145 isoform X1 → MSSPPAHSVACAPASQPVFPDEILEEIFLRLDAAEDLARASAACTAFHRVVSARRFLHRFRCLHPPPVLGFLEFDALGTFRPAEPPHRAAPAARALAQAADFTFSFLGNPYSWHVCDARDSRVLLYRRVRITSVFADLMVCDPLHRRHVELPAIPDDLAAATGGWGMQVFDPFLDPDSDKVKEKQDLSFRVICAVQCRYKLVTFHFSSVTGQWRGITFNRPVPLDATLVWFQGLFERHYAHGCYFWTIGVDTSFMIMLNMHDMELSVVDLPPGIHNSPQALAVVEAGEGMIGLFSISGDMLQLYYKSLQETEWHHQRIIPLPKPNSYWDIFAAAAGYLLLKAKPRDSSQIAKWESQYFTLNLKTFLVERLCVSNFQYTRGALLYASFLSPFSLPSI, encoded by the coding sequence ATGTCCTCGCCGCCGGCGCATTCGGTCGCCTGCGCCCCGGCATCGCAGCCGGTCTTCCCCGACGAGATCCTGGAGGAGAtcttcctccgcctcgacgCCGCGGAAGACCTCGCCCGCGCCTCCGCCGCCTGCACGGCCTTCCACCGCGTCGTGTCCGCGCGCCGCTTCCTTCACCGCTTCAGGTGCCTCCACCCCCCGCCAGTCCTAGGCTTCCTCGAGTTCGACGCACTGGGGACATTCCGCCCCGCGGAACCGCCCCACCGCGCCGCCCCTGCCGCACGCGCCCTCGCGCAGGCCGCCGACTTCACCTTCTCCTTCCTCGGCAACCCTTACAGCTGGCATGTCTGCGATGCCCGCGACTCCCGCGTCCTCCTCTACCGTCGCGTCAGAATCACCTCCGTGTTCGCTGACCTCATGGTCTGCGACCCCTTGCACCGCCGGCACGTCGAGCTACCCGCCATCCCCGACGACCTAGCAGCTGCTACTGGGGGCTGGGGCATGCAGGTATTCGATCCCTTCCTCGATCCAGACAGTGACAAGGTCAAGGAGAAACAGGATTTGTCATTCCGGGTCATCTGCGCTGTGCAGTGCCGCTACAAGCTCGTGACTTTCCACTTCTCTTCAGTCACCGGACAATGGCGAGGCATCACGTTCAATAGACCAGTTCCTTTGGACGCTACCTTGGTTTGGTTTCAGGGGTTGTTTGAGCGCCACTATGCTCACGGCTGCTACTTCTGGACGATCGGTGTCGACACCAGTTTTATGATCATGCTCAACATGCATGATATGGAACTCTCTGTTGTTGACCTCCCTCCTGGCATACATAACAGCCCGCAAGCACTAGCCGTTGTGGAGGCAGGGGAAGGCATGATAGGTCTGTTCTCTATTAGTGGTGACATGCTACAGCTCTACTACAAGTCTTTGCAAGAAACTGAGTGGCACCACCAAAGGATAATCCCCTTGCCCAAACCAAACAGTTACTGGGACATCTTTGCTGCAGCTGCAGGGTACTTGCTCCTAAAAGCGAAACCACGGGATTCTTCGCAAATAGCAAAGTGGGAGTCACAGTATTTCACACTCAACCTCAAGACATTCCTAGTTGAGAGGCTGTGTGTTTCAAATTTTCAGTACACTAGAGGTGCTCTCCTGTATGCTAGTTTCCTATCACCATTCTCACTGCCAAGCATATGA
- the LOC8070143 gene encoding CASP-like protein 1B1, with protein MDLERGSKTPPSSAPAAAAATTTTSTCCSNKRPQLRDRLVALQPVVLRAAATLATAVAAAVMALNAQSYTAVVAIVGTRPLTQTFTTKFRDTPAFVYFVIANAIAAVYNLVMLLFRCLILRRRMAGLVVHMLDMVIMALLATGAATAAAMAELGKNGNVHARWNPICDRFGSFCSRGGVALASSFTGVALMLALNLLSAASNAQCSPGQYE; from the exons ATGGACCTCGAGCGTGGCAGCAAGACGCCGCCGTCCTCTGCACCGGCTGCCGCGGCGGCGACAACGACGACGTCGACCTGCTGCAGTAATAAGCGGCCGCAGCTGAGGGACAGGCTCGTCGCGCTGCAGCCGGTGGTGCTGCGCGCGGCGGCGACCCTGGCCACGGCGGTGGCGGCCGCGGTGATGGCGCTCAACGCCCAGTCCTACACCGCCGTGGTCGCCATCGTCGGCACCAGGCCGCTCACGCAGACCTTCACGACGAAGTTCAGGGACACGCCTGCGTTCGT GTACTTCGTCATAGCCAATGCCATTGCTGCCGTGTATAACCTCGTGATGCTGCTCTTCCGCTGCCTAATTCTGCGGCGGAGGATGGCAGGTTTGGTTGTGCACATGCTCGACATG GTGATCATGGCTCTGTTGGCGACCGGTGCCGCCACAGCGGCGGCGATGGCGGAGCTAGGCAAGAACGGCAACGTGCACGCGCGGTGGAACCCGATATGCGACAGGTTTGGCTCCTTCTGCAGCCGCGGAGGCGTCGCGCTGGCGTCGTCGTTCACCGGCGTCGCGCTCATGCTGGCACTGAACCTGCTTTCAGCTGCATCCAATGCTCAATGCTCCCCGGGCCAATATGAGTAG
- the LOC8076679 gene encoding protein LOL2, with translation MQSQIVCHGCRTVLLYPRGAPSVCCAVCHAVTNVPPPAIEMARLICGGCQTLLMYTRSATTVRCSCCDTVNLVRPVSSIAHVNCGQCQTVLMYPYGAPSVKCAICNFITNVGGVTPVRPLPPALPASSGNSYSIPSTSVPMNQSQNVTVVVENPMTVDDKGKLVSNVVVGVTSGGKK, from the exons ATGCAGAGCCAGATCGTGTGCCACGGGTGCAGGACCGTTCTGCTCTACCCAAGAGGTGCTCCGAGCGTGTGTTGCGCGGTATGCCATGCAGTCACCAATGTGCCGCCTCCAG CAATAGAGATGGCTCGACTTATATGTGGTGGTTGCCAGACATTATTGATGTATACTCGCAGTGCAACAACTGTAAGATGCTCATGTTGTGACACAGTCAATCTTGTCAGACCAG TGAGTAGCATAGCTCATGTGAACTGTGGCCAGTGCCAAACAGTGTTGATGTATCCATATGGAGCACCGTCTGTCAAATGTGCTATTTGCAACTTCATTACAAATGTTGGCGGG GTGACTCCGGTGAGACCTTTGCCACCTGCACTACCTGCATCAAGTGGAAATTCATATAGCATCCCGTCAACTTCTGTG CCAATGAATCAATCGCAGAATGTAACTGTTGTTGTTGAAAACCCAATGACAGTAGATGACAAGGGAAAATTG GTGAGCAATGTTGTAGTAGGGGTTACAAGTGGTGGGAAAAAGTAA
- the LOC8070145 gene encoding uncharacterized protein LOC8070145 isoform X2: protein MSSPPAHSVACAPASQPVFPDEILEEIFLRLDAAEDLARASAACTAFHRVVSARRFLHRFRCLHPPPVLGFLEFDALGTFRPAEPPHRAAPAARALAQAADFTFSFLGNPYSWHVCDARDSRVLLYRRVRITSVFADLMVCDPLHRRHVELPAIPDDLAAATGGWGMQCRYKLVTFHFSSVTGQWRGITFNRPVPLDATLVWFQGLFERHYAHGCYFWTIGVDTSFMIMLNMHDMELSVVDLPPGIHNSPQALAVVEAGEGMIGLFSISGDMLQLYYKSLQETEWHHQRIIPLPKPNSYWDIFAAAAGYLLLKAKPRDSSQIAKWESQYFTLNLKTFLVERLCVSNFQYTRGALLYASFLSPFSLPSI, encoded by the exons ATGTCCTCGCCGCCGGCGCATTCGGTCGCCTGCGCCCCGGCATCGCAGCCGGTCTTCCCCGACGAGATCCTGGAGGAGAtcttcctccgcctcgacgCCGCGGAAGACCTCGCCCGCGCCTCCGCCGCCTGCACGGCCTTCCACCGCGTCGTGTCCGCGCGCCGCTTCCTTCACCGCTTCAGGTGCCTCCACCCCCCGCCAGTCCTAGGCTTCCTCGAGTTCGACGCACTGGGGACATTCCGCCCCGCGGAACCGCCCCACCGCGCCGCCCCTGCCGCACGCGCCCTCGCGCAGGCCGCCGACTTCACCTTCTCCTTCCTCGGCAACCCTTACAGCTGGCATGTCTGCGATGCCCGCGACTCCCGCGTCCTCCTCTACCGTCGCGTCAGAATCACCTCCGTGTTCGCTGACCTCATGGTCTGCGACCCCTTGCACCGCCGGCACGTCGAGCTACCCGCCATCCCCGACGACCTAGCAGCTGCTACTGGGGGCTGGGGCATGCAG TGCCGCTACAAGCTCGTGACTTTCCACTTCTCTTCAGTCACCGGACAATGGCGAGGCATCACGTTCAATAGACCAGTTCCTTTGGACGCTACCTTGGTTTGGTTTCAGGGGTTGTTTGAGCGCCACTATGCTCACGGCTGCTACTTCTGGACGATCGGTGTCGACACCAGTTTTATGATCATGCTCAACATGCATGATATGGAACTCTCTGTTGTTGACCTCCCTCCTGGCATACATAACAGCCCGCAAGCACTAGCCGTTGTGGAGGCAGGGGAAGGCATGATAGGTCTGTTCTCTATTAGTGGTGACATGCTACAGCTCTACTACAAGTCTTTGCAAGAAACTGAGTGGCACCACCAAAGGATAATCCCCTTGCCCAAACCAAACAGTTACTGGGACATCTTTGCTGCAGCTGCAGGGTACTTGCTCCTAAAAGCGAAACCACGGGATTCTTCGCAAATAGCAAAGTGGGAGTCACAGTATTTCACACTCAACCTCAAGACATTCCTAGTTGAGAGGCTGTGTGTTTCAAATTTTCAGTACACTAGAGGTGCTCTCCTGTATGCTAGTTTCCTATCACCATTCTCACTGCCAAGCATATGA
- the LOC8070144 gene encoding septin and tuftelin-interacting protein 1 homolog 1, with the protein MAEEAEGMDRFDMEGDFEGGQFGRDGEFYYRSRRERAPQTRDDAIYGVFAEGDSDYDSEEDEGSRRRRRKRRKDGGGGEADLTKPVQFVSTGKFMPTQEPEPEERPGLGRSAAAADDKAEEAEEEEQDDEGDTEMLPAMFGKIRDGARARREEKEREREAAARWRQVAGLGAGEPAAAPGSLESNSKVAKMMLMMGYKKGMGLGKNQQGITAPVESILRPKNAGLGSVEGFKEPKTLLPKENVPAPPPPPASAKKEKRWSKKAATKKAPILTKNELLAMRAEQEHEEQPAVVQKVIDMRGPQARVLTDLKGLNEEQEMEANDVPMPELQYNVRLLVDEARADIVRLDAQLRREQEKVASLVREKEKVARQEASQKRQLLVMERIAETLEKVREDDTAGMLTLDGLIQTFHGLKVQFEEEFKMCSIAWIACRYAHPLLIRIFQGWQPLQDPKFGLEVMKKWKDLLQGDQPYDFSDSAASMTPYVQLVSEVILPAVRISGTNSWEAREPEPMLHFLELWDNKKLLPPVLLQSILEHVIMPKLSAAVDSWDPRRESVPIHVWVHPWLPMLRERIETLCHSIRYKLSTVLHVWQAHDASAYAVLSPWKDVFDSASWEDLIVRYIIPKLRLALQDFQINPANQKLDQFNWVMLWASAIPVHLMVHMLEVYFFSKWQQVLYHWLCSPNPDFNEIMNWYKGWKGLFPPELLANERIRMLLTAGLDMMNQAAEGLEVVQPGARENVGYLRATEKRQFDAAQQAYHAAPGAAMADLSFKESIQAYAMEQGLLFMPRVGKFYNGMPVYEFGSVSICIDSVKRLLYAQLQDGVERWSAVTLTQLMDMNRMGRPH; encoded by the coding sequence AtggcggaggaggcggagggGATGGACCGGTTCGACATGGAGGGGGACTTCGAGGGCGGGCAGTTCGGCCGCGACGGGGAGTTCTACTACCGGAGCCGGCGGGAGCGGGCGCCGCAGACCCGGGACGACGCCATCTACGGGGTGTTCGCGGAGGGCGACTCGGACTACGACTCGGAGGAGGATGAAgggtcccgccgccgccgccggaagcGCCGcaaggacggcggcggcggggaggccGATCTCACCAAGCCCGTCCAGTTCGTCTCCACCGGCAAGTTCATGCCCACCCAGGAGCCCGAGCCTGAGGAGAGGCCGGGGCTCGGGCgctctgccgctgccgctgatgATAAGGCGGAggaagcggaggaggaggagcaggacgaTGAGGGGGACACCGAGATGCTGCCGGCGATGTTCGGCAAGATCAGGGACGGCGCGCGCGCGAGGCGGGAGGAgaaggagcgggagcgcgaggcggcggcgcgCTGGCGACAGGTGGCGGGGCTCGGGGCGGGGGAGCCGGCTGCGGCTCCTGGGAGCCTGGAGTCAAACTCCAAGGTGGCCAAGATGATGTTGATGATGGGGTACAAGAAAGGCATGGGCCTTGGCAAGAATCAGCAGGGGATCACTGCGCCGGTGGAGTCCATTCTGCGACCCAAGAATGCTGGCCTGGGGAGCGTCGAGGGGTTCAAGGAGCCCAAGACCTTGTTGCCTAAGGAGAACGTACCagccccgccgccgccaccagcaTCTGCGAAGAAGGAGAAGCGTTGGTCCAAGAAGGCTGCCACAAAGAAGGCTCCAATCTTGACAAAGAATGAGCTCCTGGCCATGCGTGCTGAGCAGGAACACGAGGAGCAGCCTGCTGTTGTCCAGAAGGTGATTGACATGCGAGGGCCGCAGGCGCGGGTGCTGACAGACTTGAAGGGGCTCAATGAAGAACAAGAGATGGAGGCGAATGATGTGCCCATGCCAGAGCTGCAGTACAATGTGCGCCTGCTTGTTGATGAGGCTAGGGCTGATATTGTGAGGTTGGATGCGCAGCTGCGGCGGGAGCAGGAGAAGGTGGCTAGCTTGGTGCGGGAGAAGGAAAAAGTGGCTAGGCAAGAGGCATCGCAGAAACGTCAGCTGCTGGTGATGGAAAGAATTGCAGAGACACTGGAGAAGGTCAGGGAGGATGATACAGCTGGCATGCTCACTCTGGATGGTTTGATTCAGACATTCCACGGGTTGAAGGTGCAGTTTGAGGAGGAGTTCAAGATGTGTAGCATTGCATGGATTGCTTGCCGATATGCTCATCCGCTGCTAATCCGCATCTTCCAAGGGTGGCAGCCCCTGCAGGATCCAAAGTTTGGGTTAGAAGTCATGAAAAAATGGAAGGACCTGCTGCAGGGTGACCAACCATATGACTTCTCAGATAGTGCTGCATCAATGACGCCATATGTGCAGCTTGTTAGTGAAGTCATCCTACCAGCTGTGAGAATATCAGGAACCAATTCGTGGGAGGCTAGGGAACCAGAACCAATGCTCCACTTTCTTGAGTTATGGGATAATAAGAAGTTGCTGCCTCCTGTTTTGCTTCAATCAATACTAGAGCATGTAATCATGCCAAAGCTCTCAGCTGCCGTGGATTCATGGGATCCTCGCAGGGAAAGTGTACCAATCCATGTCTGGGTGCATCCATGGCTGccaatgctaagggaaaggataGAGACCTTGTGTCATTCTATTCGATACAAGTTGAGCACTGTCCTCCATGTATGGCAAGCACATGATGCTTCAGCATATGCAGTGTTGTCTCCGTGGAAAGACGTGTTTGATTCAGCAAGCTGGGAAGACCTGATTGTGCGGTATATCATTCCTAAACTGAGATTGGCACTGCAAGACTTTCAGATCAACCCAGCAAACCAGAAGCTTGATCAGTTCAACTGGGTGATGTTGTGGGCATCTGCAATCCCAGTACACCTCATGGTCCATATGTTGGAAGTTTATTTCTTCAGCAAGTGGCAGCAGGTCCTGTACCATTGGTTGTGCTCACCAAATCCTGATTTCAACGAGATAATGAACTGGTATAAGGGATGGAAGGGTCTTTTCCCACCAGAGTTACTTGCCAATGAGCGCATACGGATGCTGCTAACTGCTGGTCTTGACATGATGAACCAAGCTGCTGAAGGACTTGAGGTGGTGCAGCCTGGGGCTAGGGAGAATGTGGGTTACTTGAGGGCAACTGAGAAGCGGCAGTTTGATGCAGCACAGCAAGCTTACCATGCTGCGCCAGGAGCTGCCATGGCAGATTTGAGCTTCAAGGAGTCTATACAGGCATATGCAATGGAGCAAGGTTTGTTATTTATGCCTAGAGTTGGCAAGTTCTACAATGGCATGCCAGTGTATGAGTTTGGCTCCGTTAGTATTTGCATAGACTCTGTGAAGCGACTACTGTATGCACAACTTCAAGATGGAGTTGAGAGATGGAGTGCTGTAACTCTTACACAATTGATGGACATGAACCGAATGGGAAGACCACACTAG